One genomic segment of Rhabdothermincola salaria includes these proteins:
- a CDS encoding ATP-binding protein yields MRLQLCGGVTIAGPTGAVVVSRPQVQVALAVLALERHRPIARDELAHLLWGDELSPHWQGALRGVLAKLRAAFEASGAGREVLVTNGGVITLDIPTHARIDVDAARLDTQRAEVALRDGMASRAVDLAAGAAEALVGGFLPGVDLVWADERRREIEEMCRRASRLHARAQVEAGSPLEALTPLRQLLATDPYDEDAFILLLRALVGSGDHYEARKAHDAHVEALRRELGVGPSPRLVAVREQLLDGSDVSRRSDERSSETRRAVGGANDRQVGPFVGRDALLENLLATFHRDDRRAQVLVIEGEPGVGKTRLVAEISGRLRDDGVRVLWGACDPFPELPYEPVAAALRHALSDDEGVTAEIARSGDDLALLGLGTVRLGHRDKDAAPGITRSRLFGAVTAVVDRLADRPLVWVVDDLQWAGAESLAMLAHVLVQLGDRDVTLVATCRERHPALAAALADLAWKVPSAVVELDGLDRDAVARWLADAGVVRPDEVATVVHERTGGNPLFLAELVKTAASAEGHLDPAALPPGLTELVGQRVATLAPEAELVVSVAALAGSSVDLTVLSEATGLDDRALYEAVDATVRARLLVEVGDGVRFGHALVRDAVDAGLGPARRAWFHLRLAEALLPWAGRPGVPIELARHYAGSGEGHGDAARTWALAAAEDALDRSGWEMAEHLAGGVLSARVSAPADRVGALVVRGRARRGLGDLTGADDALGEAVELARLYALPRRLAEAVHAIVGGGGVGAPDPARYRHVALVEEALVGLSAGDDDLRIPLLGSLALALLLTDRDDERERAAEEALDRARRHGDPAVMARALLDQRYRVAQDRTAERFREGEEALALSERCHLPEVTAAALVYRHEDALVLGDRAAAREAMLRATRHLERFPDPYWSWALSTWKVLDLVLEGDLEAAEAASVESLQRATDEGDSSWAMACFGVHRVLLCTLQGRAGEVIPLLDRAALENPRVPCYRAVKAFAALQAGEATTAAAELGRFAADGFASVPHDSNRLLTLAMLAETTVGLGERSLAGPLSELLLPYRDLYVVLNCYGGGGSVWGPVSAQLAGLAALVGDHNTAANWLGEAEAMCGDVGDRLFAARLAQGAAVRR; encoded by the coding sequence GTGCGGCTGCAGCTCTGTGGTGGGGTGACGATCGCCGGCCCGACCGGCGCCGTGGTGGTGAGCCGTCCCCAGGTGCAGGTGGCGCTGGCCGTGCTGGCCCTCGAGCGGCACCGGCCGATCGCCCGCGACGAGTTGGCCCACCTGCTCTGGGGTGATGAGCTCTCGCCGCACTGGCAGGGGGCGTTGCGGGGGGTGCTGGCCAAGCTGCGGGCGGCGTTCGAGGCCAGCGGTGCGGGTCGAGAGGTGCTCGTCACCAACGGCGGGGTGATCACCCTCGACATCCCGACCCACGCCCGCATCGACGTCGACGCCGCCCGCCTCGACACCCAGCGGGCCGAGGTGGCCCTGCGAGACGGCATGGCCTCGCGTGCGGTGGACCTGGCGGCCGGCGCGGCCGAGGCGCTCGTCGGCGGGTTCCTCCCCGGTGTCGACCTGGTGTGGGCCGACGAGCGTCGTCGGGAGATCGAGGAGATGTGCCGCCGAGCCTCCCGGCTCCACGCTCGGGCCCAGGTCGAGGCCGGTTCCCCCCTCGAGGCCCTGACCCCCCTGCGCCAGCTCCTCGCCACCGACCCCTACGACGAGGACGCGTTCATCCTGCTGCTCCGGGCGCTGGTCGGCAGCGGAGACCACTACGAGGCCCGCAAGGCCCACGACGCCCACGTCGAGGCCCTGCGCCGGGAGTTGGGGGTGGGCCCGTCCCCCCGCCTCGTCGCCGTTCGCGAGCAGCTCCTCGACGGCTCGGACGTGAGCCGGCGGTCCGATGAGCGGTCCTCCGAGACGAGGCGGGCCGTGGGCGGCGCGAACGATCGCCAGGTCGGGCCCTTCGTGGGGCGCGACGCCCTCCTCGAGAACCTTCTGGCCACCTTCCACCGTGACGATCGGCGAGCCCAGGTCCTGGTCATCGAGGGCGAGCCGGGTGTCGGCAAGACCCGACTGGTCGCCGAGATCAGCGGACGCCTTCGCGACGACGGCGTCAGGGTGCTGTGGGGCGCCTGCGACCCCTTTCCGGAACTGCCCTACGAGCCGGTCGCCGCGGCGCTGCGCCACGCCCTGTCCGACGACGAGGGGGTGACCGCCGAGATCGCCCGGTCGGGCGACGACCTGGCGCTGCTGGGCCTCGGGACCGTCCGCCTCGGTCACCGCGACAAGGATGCGGCCCCGGGCATCACCCGCTCGCGCCTGTTCGGTGCCGTCACGGCGGTCGTCGACCGCCTGGCCGACCGCCCGCTGGTGTGGGTCGTCGACGACCTGCAGTGGGCCGGCGCCGAGTCGTTGGCGATGCTCGCCCACGTGCTGGTCCAGCTCGGCGATCGGGACGTGACGCTCGTGGCCACCTGCCGGGAGCGCCATCCGGCCCTGGCCGCCGCCCTCGCCGATCTGGCGTGGAAGGTGCCGAGCGCCGTCGTGGAGCTCGACGGGCTCGACCGCGACGCGGTGGCCCGCTGGCTGGCCGACGCCGGCGTGGTCCGACCCGACGAGGTCGCCACCGTCGTCCACGAGCGCACGGGTGGCAACCCGCTGTTCCTCGCCGAGCTGGTGAAGACGGCCGCCAGCGCCGAGGGCCACCTCGACCCGGCGGCGCTGCCTCCCGGTCTCACCGAGCTCGTGGGCCAGCGCGTGGCCACCCTGGCCCCCGAGGCCGAGCTGGTGGTGTCGGTGGCGGCGTTGGCGGGCTCGTCGGTCGATCTGACCGTGCTCTCGGAAGCCACCGGGCTCGACGATCGCGCCCTGTACGAGGCCGTCGACGCCACGGTGCGGGCCCGCCTGCTGGTGGAGGTCGGCGACGGGGTCCGGTTCGGCCACGCCCTGGTGCGCGACGCAGTCGACGCCGGGCTGGGACCCGCCCGCCGGGCCTGGTTCCACCTCCGCCTGGCCGAGGCCCTCCTGCCGTGGGCCGGTCGCCCGGGCGTCCCCATCGAGCTGGCCCGGCACTACGCCGGATCGGGGGAGGGCCACGGTGACGCCGCCCGCACCTGGGCGCTCGCCGCGGCCGAGGACGCCCTCGACCGCAGCGGTTGGGAGATGGCCGAGCACCTGGCGGGCGGCGTGCTCTCGGCGCGCGTCTCCGCGCCGGCCGACCGGGTGGGGGCGCTGGTGGTGCGCGGTCGCGCCCGGCGCGGCCTCGGCGATCTGACCGGCGCCGACGACGCCCTGGGCGAGGCCGTGGAGCTCGCTCGCCTCTACGCCCTGCCGCGCCGCTTGGCCGAGGCCGTCCATGCCATCGTGGGCGGGGGCGGCGTGGGTGCACCCGACCCGGCGCGCTACCGCCACGTGGCGCTGGTCGAGGAAGCCCTGGTTGGCCTGAGCGCCGGCGACGACGACCTGCGCATCCCGCTCCTCGGCTCGTTGGCGCTGGCGCTGCTGCTGACCGATCGCGACGACGAGCGCGAGCGGGCGGCCGAGGAGGCCCTGGACCGTGCTCGTCGCCACGGCGACCCGGCGGTGATGGCGCGCGCCCTGCTCGACCAGCGCTACCGGGTGGCCCAGGACCGCACCGCCGAACGGTTCCGCGAAGGCGAAGAGGCGTTGGCCTTGTCGGAGCGCTGCCACCTGCCCGAGGTCACCGCGGCCGCGCTCGTCTACCGCCACGAGGACGCGCTGGTGCTCGGCGACCGAGCCGCCGCCCGCGAGGCCATGCTCCGGGCCACCCGGCACCTCGAACGCTTCCCCGACCCCTATTGGTCGTGGGCGCTGTCCACCTGGAAGGTGCTCGATCTGGTGCTCGAAGGCGACCTGGAGGCGGCCGAAGCCGCCAGCGTGGAGTCGCTGCAGCGGGCGACGGACGAAGGTGACAGCTCGTGGGCGATGGCCTGCTTCGGGGTGCACCGGGTCCTGTTGTGCACGCTGCAGGGCCGCGCCGGCGAGGTCATCCCCCTCCTCGACCGGGCCGCCCTCGAGAACCCTCGGGTGCCCTGCTATCGGGCGGTGAAGGCCTTCGCCGCCCTCCAGGCGGGAGAGGCGACGACCGCGGCCGCCGAGCTCGGCCGCTTCGCCGCCGACGGCTTCGCGTCCGTGCCGCACGACTCGAACCGCCTGCTCACCCTGGCCATGTTGGCGGAGACCACGGTAGGCCTCGGCGAGCGGTCGCTGGCCGGGCCGCTGTCCGAGCTGCTCCTCCCGTACCGGGACCTGTACGTCGTGCTCAACTGCTATGGCGGCGGCGGGTCGGTGTGGGGGCCCGTGTCGGCCCAGCTGGCCGGGCTGGCGGCGTTGGTGGGCGACCACAACACCGCCGCCAACTGGCTCGGCGAGGCCGAAGCCATGTGCGGCGATGTCGGTGACCGGCTCTTCGCCGCCCGCCTGGCCCAGGGGGCGGCGGTTCGCCGCTGA
- a CDS encoding acyl-CoA carboxylase subunit beta produces the protein MSERSMQERLDELAERKDQAIHAGSERSVERQHSKGKLLARERIEYLLDEGSFHELDMLARHRAHESGIEERPYTDGVITGWGTIDGRKVFIFSQDFTVFGGALGEVFAEKIHKVMDLALSVGAPLIGLNDGAGARIQEGVVSLASYGGIFHRNVLASGVTPQISVILGPCAGGAVYSPAMTDFIFMVDETSHMFITGPDVVKTVTGEEVTLEELGGAKSHATKSGVATFVSPDEKSCLDDVRYLFGFLPSNNLEMPPIDVPADPPDRLCTELNDIMPSSPNVPYDMHTIIEAVVDDGDFFEYFPRWAGSIVCGFARVNGQPVGVVGNQPMVLAGVLDIESAEKAARFVRTCDAFNIPLLTFVDVPGFLPGVDQEYGGIIRHGAKLLYAFCEATVPRIQVITRKAYGGAYVVMNSKSIGADLAFAWPSAELAVMGPQGAVEILYRRELQSSADPVARRAELVDEYTERYANPYVAAERGFVDDVIDPAETRRKVIAGFEMLKSKREELPHRKHGNVPL, from the coding sequence ATGTCGGAACGATCGATGCAGGAACGGCTCGATGAGCTCGCCGAGCGCAAGGACCAGGCCATCCACGCCGGTTCCGAGCGATCGGTGGAGCGCCAGCACTCGAAGGGCAAGCTGCTCGCCCGGGAGCGGATCGAGTACCTGCTCGACGAGGGCTCCTTCCACGAGCTCGACATGCTGGCCCGTCACCGGGCCCACGAGAGCGGCATCGAGGAGCGCCCCTACACCGACGGTGTGATCACCGGGTGGGGCACCATCGACGGGCGCAAGGTGTTCATCTTCTCCCAGGACTTCACGGTCTTCGGTGGGGCTCTCGGCGAGGTCTTCGCCGAGAAGATCCACAAGGTCATGGACCTGGCCCTCTCCGTCGGGGCGCCGCTCATCGGCCTCAACGACGGCGCGGGTGCCCGCATCCAGGAAGGCGTGGTCTCCCTCGCCAGCTACGGCGGGATCTTCCACCGCAACGTGCTGGCCTCGGGCGTCACCCCGCAGATCTCGGTGATCCTCGGTCCGTGCGCGGGCGGGGCGGTCTACAGCCCGGCCATGACCGACTTCATCTTCATGGTCGACGAGACCTCCCACATGTTCATCACCGGTCCCGACGTGGTGAAGACGGTGACGGGCGAGGAGGTCACGCTCGAGGAGCTGGGCGGGGCCAAGAGCCATGCCACCAAGTCGGGCGTGGCCACCTTCGTGTCGCCCGACGAGAAGTCCTGCCTCGACGACGTGCGGTACCTCTTCGGGTTCCTGCCCTCGAACAACCTCGAGATGCCGCCGATCGACGTGCCCGCCGACCCGCCGGACCGGCTGTGCACGGAGCTGAACGACATCATGCCGAGCAGCCCCAACGTGCCCTACGACATGCACACGATCATCGAGGCGGTCGTCGACGACGGTGACTTCTTCGAGTACTTCCCCCGGTGGGCCGGCAGCATCGTCTGCGGCTTCGCCCGGGTGAACGGCCAGCCCGTCGGCGTCGTCGGCAACCAGCCCATGGTCCTCGCCGGCGTGCTCGACATCGAGTCGGCCGAGAAGGCCGCTCGCTTCGTGCGCACCTGCGACGCCTTCAACATCCCGCTGCTCACGTTCGTCGACGTCCCCGGCTTCCTCCCCGGCGTCGACCAGGAGTACGGCGGCATCATCCGCCACGGCGCCAAGCTGCTGTACGCCTTCTGCGAGGCCACCGTGCCCCGCATCCAGGTGATCACCCGCAAGGCCTACGGCGGCGCCTACGTCGTCATGAACTCCAAGTCCATCGGGGCCGATCTCGCCTTCGCCTGGCCGTCGGCCGAGCTGGCCGTGATGGGGCCCCAGGGCGCCGTCGAGATCCTCTACCGGCGGGAGCTGCAGAGCTCGGCCGATCCCGTCGCCCGCCGCGCCGAGCTGGTCGACGAGTACACCGAGCGCTACGCCAACCCCTACGTGGCCGCCGAGCGAGGGTTCGTCGACGACGTCATCGATCCCGCCGAGACCCGACGCAAGGTCATTGCCGGGTTCGAGATGCTCAAGTCCAAGCGCGAGGAGCTCCCGCACCGCAAGCACGGCAACGTGCCGTTGTGA
- a CDS encoding ATP-dependent DNA ligase, translating to MDLPVMPPVKPMLAKAADRLPEGDGWHFEPKWDGFRCIVFRDGDELELGSRNERPLTRYFPELVAALSAALPDRGVVDGEIVIATPDGLDFDALQQRIHPAASRVDRLAAETPASFVAFDLLALDDADLMGRPLAERRALLEAALAGVRPPVHLTPATTDRAIAEDWFVRFEGAGLDGVMAKALDGVYTPDKRSQLKVKHQRTADVVVAGYRRHKSGDGIGSLLLGLHDDGGRLHHVGVATSFTARRRGELVDEVAPYERDALADHPWRGWGGAAGGAEPTRMPGAPSRWNAKKDLSWHPLRPELVAEVAYEHLQGDRFRHATRLVRFRPDRDPASCTYGQLDHVAPYELHQIFDL from the coding sequence GTGGACCTGCCGGTGATGCCGCCCGTCAAGCCGATGCTGGCCAAGGCCGCCGACCGGTTGCCCGAGGGCGACGGGTGGCACTTCGAACCGAAGTGGGACGGCTTCCGCTGCATCGTCTTCCGCGACGGCGACGAGCTCGAGCTGGGCAGCCGCAACGAACGTCCGCTCACCCGGTACTTCCCGGAGCTCGTCGCGGCGCTGTCCGCCGCGCTCCCCGACCGCGGCGTCGTCGACGGCGAGATCGTGATCGCCACCCCGGACGGCCTCGACTTCGACGCCCTCCAGCAGCGCATCCACCCGGCCGCCTCGCGCGTCGACCGGCTGGCCGCCGAGACGCCCGCCAGCTTCGTGGCCTTCGACCTCCTCGCCCTCGACGACGCCGACCTCATGGGCCGTCCGCTGGCCGAGCGCCGAGCCCTGCTCGAGGCCGCGCTCGCGGGCGTGCGCCCGCCGGTGCACCTCACGCCGGCCACGACCGACCGAGCCATCGCCGAGGACTGGTTCGTGCGCTTCGAGGGGGCCGGGCTCGACGGCGTGATGGCCAAGGCGCTCGACGGCGTCTACACGCCCGACAAGCGCAGCCAGCTCAAGGTCAAGCACCAGCGCACCGCCGACGTGGTGGTGGCCGGCTACCGGCGCCACAAGAGCGGCGACGGCATCGGGTCGTTGCTGTTGGGCCTCCACGACGACGGCGGGCGACTCCACCACGTCGGGGTGGCCACGTCGTTCACGGCGCGTCGTCGAGGGGAGCTCGTCGACGAAGTCGCCCCCTACGAGCGCGACGCCCTGGCCGACCATCCGTGGCGAGGGTGGGGAGGGGCCGCCGGCGGGGCCGAGCCCACCCGGATGCCGGGCGCCCCCAGCCGGTGGAACGCCAAGAAGGACCTCTCCTGGCACCCGTTGCGGCCCGAGCTGGTGGCCGAGGTGGCCTACGAGCACCTCCAGGGCGACCGCTTCCGCCACGCCACCCGGCTGGTGCGCTTCCGGCCCGACCGGGATCCGGCCTCGTGCACGTACGGCCAGCTCGACCATGTGGCCCCCTACGAACTGCACCAGATCTTCGATCTCTGA
- a CDS encoding DNA polymerase domain-containing protein — MASPFTMVEVAGREVKVTNPDKVFFSARGETKLDLVQHYLLVGEGALRGVHLRPTVLKRFPDGAEGKVFFQKRVPKSRPEWLRTTTVAFPSGRTAEELCPADLAHVVWAVNLGCLDLNPWAVRRFDLDHPDELRVDLDPQPGVPFAAVREVAGVVRDVLQEHQLVGWPKTSGSRGIHVNVRIAAMWGFLEVRRAALALAREVERRVPHLATSKWWKEERGDRVFLDYNQNARDRTVASVYSVRANPEARVSAPFRWEELDAVELADFTLATVPARWADVGDLEKPMDDQAFSLQPLLDLAARDEAEGLGDAPWPPNFPKAAGEPARVQPSRARHPDGTG; from the coding sequence ATGGCGAGCCCGTTCACCATGGTGGAGGTGGCCGGCCGAGAGGTGAAGGTCACCAATCCCGACAAGGTGTTCTTCTCGGCTCGCGGCGAGACCAAGCTCGACCTGGTCCAGCACTACCTCCTCGTCGGCGAGGGGGCGCTGCGCGGCGTGCACCTCCGGCCCACGGTGCTGAAGCGCTTCCCGGACGGCGCCGAGGGCAAGGTGTTCTTCCAGAAGCGGGTGCCCAAGAGCCGCCCCGAGTGGCTGAGGACCACCACGGTGGCCTTCCCGAGCGGTCGCACGGCCGAGGAGCTCTGCCCCGCCGACCTGGCCCACGTCGTCTGGGCGGTGAACCTCGGTTGCCTCGACCTCAACCCCTGGGCCGTGCGGCGCTTCGACCTCGACCACCCCGACGAGCTGCGGGTCGACCTCGATCCCCAGCCGGGGGTCCCCTTCGCCGCCGTCCGAGAGGTCGCCGGGGTGGTGCGAGACGTCCTCCAGGAGCACCAGCTCGTCGGGTGGCCCAAGACCTCGGGATCGCGGGGCATCCACGTCAACGTGCGCATCGCCGCCATGTGGGGCTTCCTCGAGGTGCGGCGGGCCGCCTTGGCCCTGGCCCGCGAGGTCGAGCGGCGGGTGCCCCACCTGGCCACCTCGAAGTGGTGGAAGGAGGAGCGAGGCGACCGGGTGTTCCTCGACTACAACCAGAACGCTCGGGATCGCACGGTGGCGTCGGTGTACTCGGTGCGGGCCAACCCCGAGGCCAGGGTGTCGGCGCCGTTCCGGTGGGAGGAGCTCGATGCCGTCGAGCTGGCCGACTTCACGCTGGCCACCGTGCCGGCGCGCTGGGCCGACGTCGGCGACCTCGAGAAGCCCATGGACGACCAGGCGTTCTCGCTCCAGCCCCTGCTCGACCTGGCGGCCCGCGACGAGGCCGAAGGTCTCGGCGATGCGCCCTGGCCCCCGAACTTCCCGAAGGCCGCCGGCGAACCGGCCCGGGTGCAGCCCAGCCGGGCCCGGCACCCCGACGGGACCGGCTGA
- the tatA gene encoding twin-arginine translocase TatA/TatE family subunit, which translates to MFASIGPPEILIALLVIALLFGSTKLPKLARSLGSAKGEFEKGLKDGEQISAESDDEPTKDARDTKA; encoded by the coding sequence GTGTTCGCAAGCATCGGTCCCCCCGAGATCCTCATCGCCCTCCTCGTGATCGCCCTGCTCTTCGGCAGCACCAAGCTGCCCAAGCTGGCCCGGTCCCTCGGCTCGGCCAAGGGCGAGTTCGAGAAGGGCCTCAAGGACGGCGAGCAGATCAGCGCCGAGTCCGACGACGAGCCCACCAAGGACGCCAGGGACACCAAGGCCTGA
- a CDS encoding 5'-3' exonuclease — MQVHLVDGTYELFRYHFAVPSHVTADGREVAATRGVVGSMLQLLAEGATHVGIATDHVVESFRNELWEGYKTSEGMPPELLAQFPLLEDALAAAGFTVFAMIEFEADDALGAAAAIAATDPAVDQVRICTPDKDLGQCVVGDRIVQLDRRKGVVLDAAGVEEKFGVPPASIPDYLALVGDSADGFPGLPGWGAKSAASVLARYGHLEEIPAAATDWDVSVRGAAKLASTLQQDLDLALLFRRIATIETDAPTIESVAELAWTGPTPGFAEVAAALDAPDLAARAERLAAART; from the coding sequence ATGCAGGTGCACCTGGTCGACGGGACCTACGAGCTGTTCCGGTACCACTTCGCCGTGCCGTCGCACGTGACGGCCGACGGACGGGAGGTGGCGGCCACCCGCGGCGTGGTGGGCTCGATGCTCCAACTGCTCGCGGAGGGCGCCACCCACGTCGGCATCGCCACCGACCACGTGGTCGAGTCGTTCCGCAACGAGCTGTGGGAGGGCTACAAGACCAGCGAGGGCATGCCCCCCGAGCTGCTGGCGCAGTTCCCCCTGCTCGAGGACGCGCTCGCGGCCGCCGGCTTCACCGTCTTCGCCATGATCGAGTTCGAGGCCGACGACGCCCTCGGGGCGGCAGCGGCGATCGCGGCCACCGACCCGGCCGTCGACCAGGTGCGCATCTGCACCCCCGACAAGGACCTCGGCCAGTGCGTGGTCGGCGACCGAATCGTGCAGCTCGATCGACGCAAGGGCGTGGTCCTCGACGCCGCCGGCGTGGAGGAGAAGTTCGGCGTGCCGCCGGCGTCGATCCCCGACTACCTCGCGCTGGTCGGCGACAGCGCCGACGGGTTCCCCGGGCTCCCGGGATGGGGAGCCAAGTCGGCGGCCTCCGTGCTGGCCCGCTACGGGCACCTCGAGGAGATCCCGGCGGCGGCCACCGACTGGGACGTGTCGGTGCGAGGGGCGGCCAAGCTGGCCAGCACCCTCCAACAGGACCTCGACCTGGCCCTGCTGTTCCGCCGCATCGCCACCATCGAGACCGATGCCCCCACCATCGAATCGGTGGCCGAGCTGGCCTGGACCGGCCCCACCCCGGGCTTCGCCGAGGTGGCGGCGGCGCTCGACGCCCCCGACCTGGCCGCGCGGGCCGAGCGGCTGGCGGCCGCCCGGACCTGA
- a CDS encoding methyltransferase, whose amino-acid sequence MAPPPARILEGVFGMLDHRVLVAICQAGVPEALTGPRRILDLAAELDADPAMLERLLRFAATRGWVGMDRRGRVRPNAVTAFLRHDHPGGWRAWVDFSGGEEVVTAVAGLTADSSRADGFAQANGAPFFEWMADHPDRWATFDRAMAAGGRMHGLVLAAALDWDGTESICDVGGGTGALAATLLEMLPGRRATVLDLPGVVERAVDHPRLTAVGGDAFEQVPPGFDTYLLVNVVHDWDDRDASRILQRVAEAAEGRARVVVVDSERTIVPRPDMAVAADVLMAALTDGGKERTASELRTLGRSAGLELDHSTRLASGDVAHVFGVRVGRVER is encoded by the coding sequence ATGGCACCGCCTCCGGCGAGGATCCTCGAGGGCGTCTTCGGGATGCTCGACCACCGAGTTCTGGTGGCCATCTGTCAGGCCGGGGTCCCCGAAGCGCTCACCGGCCCCAGACGCATCCTCGATCTCGCGGCCGAGCTCGACGCCGATCCGGCCATGCTCGAGCGGCTCCTTCGCTTCGCGGCCACACGCGGGTGGGTCGGCATGGATCGACGAGGTCGAGTTCGACCCAACGCCGTCACCGCCTTCCTCCGACACGATCATCCCGGCGGTTGGAGGGCCTGGGTCGACTTCTCCGGCGGCGAGGAGGTCGTCACCGCCGTTGCCGGGCTCACCGCCGACTCCAGCAGAGCCGACGGCTTCGCGCAGGCCAACGGGGCCCCCTTCTTCGAGTGGATGGCCGACCATCCCGACCGGTGGGCGACGTTCGATCGGGCGATGGCTGCCGGTGGTCGCATGCACGGTCTCGTGCTGGCCGCCGCCCTCGACTGGGACGGCACCGAGAGCATCTGCGATGTGGGCGGCGGCACCGGCGCCCTGGCTGCGACCCTGCTCGAGATGCTGCCCGGTCGGCGGGCGACCGTTCTCGATCTCCCCGGCGTCGTCGAGCGTGCCGTCGACCATCCACGGTTGACCGCCGTCGGTGGTGATGCCTTCGAACAGGTGCCGCCGGGGTTCGACACCTACCTCCTGGTCAACGTCGTTCACGATTGGGACGACCGCGACGCGTCCCGGATCCTCCAGCGTGTTGCCGAGGCGGCGGAGGGGCGAGCGCGTGTGGTGGTCGTGGACAGCGAGCGCACGATCGTTCCTCGCCCGGACATGGCCGTGGCCGCCGACGTGTTGATGGCGGCGCTCACCGACGGGGGCAAGGAGCGCACGGCGTCGGAGCTCCGCACGCTCGGCCGCTCCGCCGGTCTGGAGCTCGACCACAGCACCCGGCTGGCGTCCGGCGACGTCGCCCACGTGTTCGGGGTTCGCGTCGGTCGCGTGGAGCGTTGA